Proteins found in one Synechococcus sp. LA31 genomic segment:
- a CDS encoding galactose mutarotase, producing the protein MTLSRVDAPFPHWQVTAADGDQLQVVPERGGLITGWRCGGEECLYFDAERFADPSKSVRGGIPVLFPVCGTLAGDEFALPQHGFARDQPWQLEELQGASGIRLTLTDSPVTRAVYPFGFRLTLDYSLEPGALAIRALVECTDPSGETAMPFALGLHPYLKVLSLAAARLEGLPERCFDHLSHTEAATADQLARLEQGVDLRVDGSHGEAPQPWLLTGRNTAVQLQMQAPLAHAVVWSDPPRPMVCLEPWSARRGEWERKLLPGEHSELRCRYVTRPV; encoded by the coding sequence ATGACCCTCAGCCGCGTAGACGCGCCGTTCCCCCATTGGCAGGTCACCGCTGCAGATGGGGATCAGTTGCAGGTGGTGCCCGAGCGGGGCGGCCTGATCACTGGCTGGCGCTGCGGGGGTGAGGAGTGCCTGTATTTTGATGCCGAGCGCTTTGCCGATCCCAGCAAAAGCGTGCGCGGCGGGATCCCGGTGTTGTTTCCCGTGTGCGGGACCCTGGCCGGCGATGAGTTTGCGCTGCCGCAGCACGGCTTTGCGCGCGATCAGCCCTGGCAACTGGAGGAGCTGCAGGGGGCGTCTGGGATCCGGCTAACCCTCACCGATAGCCCGGTGACGCGTGCCGTTTACCCCTTTGGCTTTCGCCTCACGCTGGACTACAGCCTCGAGCCCGGCGCTCTGGCCATCCGAGCCCTGGTGGAGTGCACCGATCCCTCAGGCGAGACCGCTATGCCGTTTGCCCTGGGGCTGCATCCCTATCTCAAGGTGCTCAGCCTGGCGGCCGCGCGGCTGGAGGGCCTGCCGGAACGCTGCTTCGATCACCTCAGCCACACCGAAGCGGCCACCGCCGATCAACTGGCTCGGCTGGAGCAGGGGGTGGATCTGCGGGTGGATGGCAGCCACGGAGAGGCGCCGCAGCCTTGGTTGCTCACGGGTCGTAACACGGCGGTGCAGCTGCAGATGCAAGCGCCCTTAGCTCATGCCGTGGTGTGGAGTGATCCACCGCGGCCGATGGTGTGTCTTGAGCCCTGGAGTGCCCGCCGCGGTGAATGGGAACGCAAGCTGCTCCCCGGTGAGCACAGCGAGCTCCGTTGCCGCTATGTGACTCGGCCCGTCTGA
- a CDS encoding cation:proton antiporter — protein sequence MPEIGAHQLEVAETLLGVGRFLVIFVAARLLAELLVRWQLPTILGELIAGVIIGASGLHLIVPPETQAAVSSGVLQLVGSLADVPPDVVSHLYAETFPSLETVATLGLFALLFLTGLESDLDELVAVGTQATTVAVAGVVLPFALGTAGLMIIFHVDVIPAVFAGASMTATSIGITASVFGELKMLRSREGQIVIGAAVLDDILGIVILAVVVSIAGGGSLEIGPILKLVAAAVVFVVAAIGLSRTAAPGFDWLIDRLKAPGDVVVASFVVLTLCCFAATAIGLEAALGAFAAGLILSKSNHSHAIESAVKPVVALFATIFFVLIGTGMDLSVLNPLDPANRPGLVVAAFLLVVAIAGKVVAGWCFVSKQPTQRLVVGLGMMPRGEVGLIFLGLGTQAKLLSPALEAAILLMVIGTTFLAPVLLRLVLAGKSDGPDLDPLAEIPT from the coding sequence ATGCCCGAGATCGGTGCACACCAGCTCGAGGTGGCTGAAACCCTGCTTGGGGTAGGCCGCTTCCTGGTGATTTTTGTGGCCGCCCGCCTGTTGGCGGAGCTGCTGGTGCGTTGGCAACTGCCCACGATCCTGGGCGAGCTGATCGCCGGCGTGATCATCGGGGCGAGTGGCTTGCATCTGATCGTGCCGCCGGAAACGCAGGCGGCGGTGAGTTCCGGGGTGCTGCAGCTGGTGGGGTCGCTAGCGGATGTGCCGCCGGATGTGGTGTCGCATCTCTATGCCGAAACCTTCCCGTCGCTCGAAACCGTTGCCACGCTCGGTTTGTTTGCGTTGCTGTTTCTCACGGGCCTCGAGAGCGATCTCGATGAGCTGGTGGCGGTGGGCACCCAGGCCACCACAGTGGCGGTGGCCGGTGTGGTGCTGCCCTTCGCGCTCGGCACCGCCGGCTTGATGATCATCTTCCACGTGGATGTGATTCCGGCCGTGTTTGCCGGTGCCTCGATGACGGCCACCAGCATTGGCATCACCGCCAGCGTGTTCGGCGAGCTGAAGATGCTGCGCTCGCGTGAGGGCCAGATCGTGATCGGCGCCGCCGTGCTCGACGACATCCTTGGCATCGTGATCCTGGCGGTGGTGGTGAGCATCGCCGGTGGCGGCAGCCTGGAGATCGGCCCGATCCTCAAGCTGGTGGCGGCAGCAGTGGTGTTTGTGGTGGCGGCCATCGGCCTCAGCCGCACGGCAGCTCCCGGGTTCGACTGGCTGATTGATCGGCTCAAGGCCCCGGGTGATGTGGTGGTGGCCTCCTTTGTGGTGCTCACCCTCTGCTGCTTTGCGGCCACCGCTATCGGATTGGAGGCGGCGCTGGGTGCCTTCGCAGCTGGTCTGATCCTGAGCAAGTCGAACCACAGCCATGCGATCGAATCGGCGGTGAAGCCAGTGGTGGCCTTGTTCGCCACGATCTTCTTCGTGTTGATCGGCACGGGCATGGATCTCTCGGTGCTCAACCCGCTCGATCCGGCCAACCGCCCTGGCCTCGTGGTGGCGGCCTTCCTCTTGGTGGTGGCGATCGCCGGCAAGGTGGTGGCCGGCTGGTGCTTTGTTTCCAAACAGCCCACCCAGCGTTTGGTGGTAGGGCTGGGGATGATGCCCCGCGGTGAAGTGGGCCTGATCTTCCTGGGCCTTGGCACCCAGGCCAAGTTGCTCAGCCCGGCGCTCGAGGCCGCCATTCTGTTGATGGTGATCGGCACCACCTTCCTGGCGCCGGTGCTGCTCAGACTGGTGTTGGCTGGTAAGAGCGATGGACCCGACCTCGACCCCCTCGCCGAAATCCCCACTTGA
- a CDS encoding glycogen/starch/alpha-glucan phosphorylase, whose product MNESQPRHLQLPTPGCYADPDRSGLEANDVFDGMAEHLFYTLGKLAPTASRHDLYLALSHAVRDRLMTRYLAGIEAINATPTRVVAYLSAEFLIGPQLGNNLLMLGIQDAAEEALRRFGIERLDEILEVEEEPGLGNGGLGRLAACFMESLASLEIPATGYGIRYEFGIFDQLIRDGWQVEITDKWLKGGWPWEIPHPDQACFVGFGGRTESYRDERGHYRVRWIPEEHAIGVPHDVPVLGYRVNTCDRLRLWRADASESFDFYAFNIGDYYGAVEEKVGSETLSKVLYPNDGTDEGRRLRLKQQHFFVSCSLQDMLRSLEQRGIPVQEFPDHWAVQLNDTHPAIAVAELMRLLIDDKHLGWDQAWDITCRSLAYTNHTLLPEALEKWGLPLFGSLLPRHLELIYEINRRFLQMVRLKYPGNEALLRKLSIIDEEGSKAVRMANLATVAAHHVNGVAALHSELVRSKLLPEFAALWPEKFTNVTNGVTPRRWMALANPALRQLLAESIGEGWVADLDQLRQLERYVDDAAFLERWQQTKLASKRNLANYIHRQSGLLVDPASLFDVQVKRIHEYKRQHLNALQVIAHYLRIKNGQAEGMAPRTVIFGGKAAPGYYMAKLIIRFLNGIAETVNADPDMDGRLRVVFLPDYNVKLGERVYPASDLSEQISTAGLEASGTGNMKFAMNGALTIGTLDGANVEIREQVGADNFFLFGMTETEVADLHNQGYRPWELIAQQPELAEVLRLVEQGHFSNGDGDLFRPLLENLTGRDPFFVLADFADYMQVQQQVSEVWADRNAWNRMSLLNSARTGFFSSDRSIREYAERIWQAESFPVSITCNLDD is encoded by the coding sequence ATGAATGAGTCCCAGCCCCGCCATCTGCAACTGCCCACCCCCGGTTGCTACGCCGACCCGGATCGCAGCGGCCTTGAAGCCAATGATGTGTTCGATGGCATGGCCGAACACCTCTTCTACACCTTGGGCAAACTGGCCCCCACCGCCAGCCGCCACGACCTTTATCTAGCCCTGAGCCACGCCGTGCGCGATCGGCTGATGACCCGCTATCTGGCGGGTATCGAGGCGATCAATGCCACTCCCACCCGTGTGGTGGCCTACCTCTCGGCCGAGTTTCTGATCGGCCCCCAGCTGGGCAACAACCTGCTGATGCTCGGCATTCAAGATGCGGCCGAGGAAGCCCTGCGCCGCTTCGGCATCGAGCGGCTCGATGAAATCCTCGAAGTGGAAGAGGAGCCCGGCCTCGGCAATGGTGGCCTGGGCCGCCTCGCGGCCTGCTTCATGGAATCGCTGGCCAGCCTGGAGATCCCCGCCACCGGCTACGGCATCCGCTATGAGTTCGGAATCTTCGATCAGCTGATCCGCGACGGTTGGCAGGTGGAGATCACCGACAAATGGCTCAAGGGCGGCTGGCCTTGGGAAATCCCCCACCCGGATCAGGCCTGCTTCGTGGGCTTCGGCGGCCGCACCGAGAGCTATCGCGATGAGCGTGGCCACTACCGCGTGCGCTGGATCCCGGAGGAACACGCCATCGGTGTGCCCCACGATGTGCCTGTGCTCGGCTACCGAGTGAACACCTGCGATCGGCTGCGCCTCTGGCGCGCTGATGCCAGCGAAAGCTTCGACTTCTACGCCTTCAACATCGGCGACTACTACGGCGCCGTGGAAGAGAAGGTGGGCAGCGAAACCCTCTCCAAGGTGCTGTACCCCAACGACGGCACCGATGAGGGGCGCCGCCTGCGCCTGAAGCAGCAGCACTTCTTCGTGAGCTGCTCCCTGCAAGACATGCTGCGCAGCCTCGAGCAGCGCGGCATCCCAGTGCAGGAGTTCCCGGATCACTGGGCGGTGCAACTCAACGACACCCACCCGGCGATCGCCGTGGCCGAACTGATGCGGCTGCTGATCGACGACAAGCACCTGGGGTGGGATCAGGCCTGGGATATCACCTGCCGCTCGCTGGCTTACACCAACCACACCCTGCTGCCGGAAGCCCTGGAGAAATGGGGTCTGCCCCTCTTCGGTTCGCTCCTGCCGCGCCATCTGGAGCTGATCTACGAGATCAACCGCCGCTTCCTGCAGATGGTGCGCCTGAAGTACCCGGGCAATGAAGCACTGCTGCGCAAGCTGTCGATCATCGATGAGGAGGGCAGCAAAGCTGTGCGCATGGCCAACCTGGCCACGGTGGCGGCCCACCATGTGAACGGCGTGGCGGCGCTGCACAGCGAGCTGGTGCGCTCCAAGCTGCTGCCGGAATTCGCGGCCCTCTGGCCGGAGAAATTCACCAATGTGACCAATGGCGTGACGCCACGGCGCTGGATGGCTCTGGCCAACCCGGCCCTACGCCAGCTGCTGGCCGAAAGCATCGGCGAAGGCTGGGTGGCCGACCTCGATCAGCTGCGCCAGCTGGAGCGCTACGTCGACGACGCTGCTTTCCTGGAGCGCTGGCAGCAAACCAAGCTGGCCAGCAAGCGCAACCTGGCCAACTACATCCATCGCCAGAGCGGTCTGCTGGTGGATCCGGCCTCGCTGTTTGATGTGCAGGTGAAGCGCATCCATGAATACAAGCGCCAACACCTCAATGCCCTGCAGGTGATCGCCCACTACCTGCGCATCAAAAACGGCCAAGCCGAGGGCATGGCACCGCGCACCGTGATCTTCGGTGGCAAAGCAGCGCCCGGCTATTACATGGCCAAGCTGATCATCCGCTTCCTCAATGGCATCGCCGAAACGGTGAATGCCGATCCGGATATGGATGGCCGCCTGCGGGTGGTGTTCCTGCCGGACTACAACGTGAAGCTGGGTGAGCGGGTGTATCCAGCCTCCGATCTCTCTGAGCAGATCTCCACCGCAGGGCTCGAGGCTTCCGGCACCGGCAACATGAAATTCGCCATGAACGGGGCCCTCACCATCGGCACCCTCGATGGCGCCAACGTGGAGATTCGCGAGCAGGTGGGCGCCGACAACTTCTTCCTGTTCGGCATGACCGAAACCGAAGTGGCCGACCTGCACAACCAGGGCTACCGCCCCTGGGAGCTGATCGCCCAGCAACCGGAGCTCGCTGAAGTGTTGCGGCTGGTGGAGCAGGGGCACTTCAGCAATGGCGACGGTGATCTGTTCCGGCCGCTGCTGGAAAACCTCACCGGCCGCGATCCCTTCTTCGTGCTGGCTGATTTCGCCGATTACATGCAAGTGCAGCAGCAGGTCAGCGAGGTCTGGGCGGATCGCAACGCCTGGAACCGCATGTCGCTGCTGAACAGCGCCCGCACCGGCTTCTTCTCCTCCGATCGCTCGATCCGGGAGTACGCCGAGCGGATCTGGCAGGCCGAGAGCTTCCCGGTCTCCATCACCTGCAACCTCGACGACTAA
- a CDS encoding transposase: MKTNQKTLHRQIGDQLHGKRKIPFLATDHEISHGCDITWNLRAKEASDHIKENWHGTSWIVEVIATGMRDSKPFQAYHFFLTSLRTTPEALLQLARERWSLESWHWIRDTQLQEDKHRYRGNGAGVMATLRTAALNLLRIAGFNSIREGLQAVMHDIQGLLAMVRRQPALNPF, encoded by the coding sequence GTGAAAACCAACCAGAAAACCCTGCACCGGCAGATCGGCGATCAGCTGCATGGAAAACGCAAGATCCCTTTCCTGGCAACGGATCACGAGATCAGCCACGGCTGTGACATCACCTGGAACCTGCGGGCGAAAGAGGCTTCTGATCACATCAAGGAGAATTGGCATGGCACCAGCTGGATCGTGGAAGTGATCGCCACGGGAATGCGTGATAGCAAGCCGTTTCAGGCCTACCACTTCTTCCTAACGAGCCTGCGCACCACACCAGAAGCACTGCTGCAACTGGCGAGAGAGCGATGGAGCCTGGAGAGCTGGCACTGGATCCGCGATACCCAGCTCCAGGAGGACAAGCACCGATACCGCGGCAACGGTGCCGGCGTGATGGCCACGCTGCGCACCGCAGCCCTGAACCTGCTGCGAATAGCCGGATTCAACTCAATCCGGGAAGGCCTGCAGGCCGTGATGCACGACATCCAAGGACTGCTGGCGATGGTCAGGCGACAGCCGGCACTTAACCCGTTTTGA
- a CDS encoding acetate/propionate family kinase — protein MLLVLNVGSSSLKAAVLAAGAAPTKRLWQAGAQRHGPLGEQLDQWLAPQLEPWWPQLTAAGHRVVHGGVRFTAPTRINPAVLKELEGVSALAPLHNPPALEAIQWLQQRQPGLKQWACFDTAFHASLPPEAYTYALPAAWRQGGRRRYGFHGLNHQHVAESAPCPRLISAHLGGGCSLAAIRDGRSVDTTMGFTPLEGLVMASRSGSVDPGLLLHLQRQGISLEQLDQGLNQRSGLVGLSELSSDWRELRKAAAEGHTGAQLALAVFLHRLRQELGAMAASLGGVDQIALTGGIGANDPKLLGDLQPSFAWLGSVRWLQVDADEEGMIGRLINRADQGSGAADG, from the coding sequence ATGTTGCTGGTGCTGAATGTGGGCAGCTCCAGCCTCAAGGCCGCCGTGCTGGCGGCTGGAGCTGCCCCCACAAAGCGCCTCTGGCAAGCCGGGGCCCAACGCCATGGGCCCCTGGGCGAACAGCTCGATCAGTGGTTGGCACCCCAGCTAGAGCCGTGGTGGCCGCAGCTCACAGCTGCCGGCCACCGGGTGGTGCACGGGGGTGTGCGCTTCACAGCTCCAACCCGAATCAACCCGGCGGTGCTGAAGGAGTTGGAGGGAGTGTCAGCCCTAGCGCCGCTGCACAACCCGCCGGCCCTGGAAGCCATCCAATGGCTCCAGCAGCGGCAGCCTGGCTTAAAGCAATGGGCCTGCTTCGATACGGCCTTTCATGCCAGCCTGCCGCCGGAGGCTTACACCTACGCGCTGCCAGCGGCCTGGCGGCAGGGGGGGCGGCGCCGCTATGGCTTCCACGGGCTTAACCACCAGCACGTTGCCGAATCCGCCCCGTGTCCGCGCCTGATCAGCGCCCACCTGGGGGGCGGCTGCTCCCTGGCGGCGATCCGGGATGGCCGCAGCGTTGACACCACCATGGGCTTCACCCCTCTGGAGGGTTTAGTGATGGCCAGCCGCAGCGGCAGCGTGGACCCAGGGTTGCTGCTGCACCTGCAACGGCAGGGGATCAGCCTGGAGCAACTGGATCAGGGGTTGAACCAGCGCAGCGGCCTTGTCGGGCTCTCCGAGCTGAGCAGCGACTGGCGCGAGCTGCGCAAGGCCGCTGCCGAGGGCCACACCGGCGCGCAACTGGCCCTAGCGGTATTCCTGCACCGGCTGCGGCAGGAGCTGGGCGCGATGGCCGCCAGCCTGGGGGGCGTGGATCAGATTGCGCTCACCGGTGGCATCGGCGCCAACGACCCCAAGCTGTTGGGTGACCTGCAGCCAAGCTTTGCTTGGCTGGGTTCCGTGCGATGGCTGCAGGTGGACGCCGATGAGGAAGGGATGATCGGGCGGCTGATCAACCGGGCAGATCAGGGGTCTGGTGCAGCAGACGGTTGA
- a CDS encoding LuxR C-terminal-related transcriptional regulator, with the protein MLAHKFVSSMEKMAGFARMAPVKPVDIDIMAVMGSIGMGSGYDIIFGSGDYYQAYLFALFHRSLEQTTVVGAGCSEAEVEDLAKSCQRPCGLLVSDCIAGILGDAGEVMVERIKEWSPKSIAVLIASERGEMLWSQGRLGCYDGIVSINSVHRGGVLQALEHVLAGKGPYRDKALRSAQKEPEVKLSARERQVLALLARGMTNREIAASLFIAEVTARDYVSGIYRKTDAANRAEAAAWATKHGYG; encoded by the coding sequence ATGTTGGCGCATAAGTTTGTAAGTAGCATGGAAAAAATGGCTGGCTTTGCGCGTATGGCACCTGTAAAGCCAGTCGATATCGATATCATGGCTGTTATGGGCTCAATCGGAATGGGCTCTGGCTACGACATCATATTTGGGTCTGGCGATTACTATCAGGCCTACCTATTTGCCCTTTTTCATCGGAGTCTTGAGCAAACCACCGTCGTCGGTGCAGGGTGTAGTGAAGCAGAAGTCGAGGATCTAGCGAAAAGTTGTCAACGCCCTTGCGGTCTGCTAGTGAGTGACTGCATTGCAGGGATTCTCGGCGATGCGGGCGAAGTAATGGTGGAAAGAATCAAGGAGTGGAGCCCGAAGAGCATCGCTGTTCTGATTGCAAGCGAGCGAGGAGAAATGCTGTGGTCCCAGGGTCGCCTGGGCTGCTACGACGGTATCGTCTCCATCAACTCAGTTCATCGCGGCGGAGTCCTCCAGGCCCTCGAGCATGTTCTGGCAGGCAAAGGCCCCTACCGAGACAAGGCTTTGCGGTCGGCTCAGAAGGAACCCGAGGTCAAGCTGAGTGCCCGGGAGAGGCAAGTGCTCGCCTTATTGGCCAGAGGGATGACCAATAGGGAGATTGCCGCCTCCCTTTTCATTGCTGAGGTCACGGCCCGGGACTACGTCAGTGGCATCTATCGCAAGACAGACGCGGCCAACAGGGCTGAAGCCGCAGCCTGGGCCACGAAGCACGGGTACGGCTAA
- a CDS encoding isoprenylcysteine carboxylmethyltransferase family protein, which yields MDPTSTPSPKSPLEGWQFSWAGWLDNRHGEWWLLAQMTLIAAHLLPPWPSPGSWGFAWPLPVALAGVVLFLLGLVLAAQAFWRLGANLTPLPDPKPGAQLVTSGAYGRCRHPMYQAVLLCSLGVVLALGSLLHLALLLGLCAVLGGKARREERFLLQVHPRYKAYQASTPAIVPGLPWLDWRASSV from the coding sequence ATGGACCCGACCTCGACCCCCTCGCCGAAATCCCCACTTGAGGGTTGGCAGTTCAGCTGGGCCGGCTGGCTCGACAACCGCCACGGTGAGTGGTGGCTGTTGGCTCAGATGACCCTGATCGCCGCCCACCTGTTGCCGCCCTGGCCGTCGCCGGGCAGCTGGGGTTTTGCTTGGCCACTGCCCGTCGCCCTGGCTGGGGTGGTGTTGTTCCTGCTGGGCTTGGTGCTGGCTGCCCAGGCCTTCTGGCGGCTTGGCGCGAATCTCACGCCCCTGCCCGATCCCAAGCCCGGCGCGCAGCTGGTGACCAGCGGTGCTTACGGCCGCTGCCGCCATCCGATGTATCAGGCGGTGCTGCTCTGCTCGCTTGGGGTGGTGTTGGCGCTGGGCAGCCTGCTTCACCTGGCGCTGTTGCTGGGGCTCTGTGCTGTGCTCGGTGGGAAGGCACGGCGCGAGGAGCGCTTCTTGCTCCAAGTGCACCCTCGCTACAAGGCCTATCAGGCCTCCACGCCGGCGATCGTTCCCGGTTTGCCCTGGCTGGATTGGCGGGCGTCAAGCGTTTAG
- a CDS encoding alpha/beta fold hydrolase — protein sequence MTVAAGWTYQGHPIHSLSRSPQAEQAGPAILLVHGFGASTDHWRFNIPALAEHYEVHALDLLGFGRSAKPEGPRYGGALWRDQLVAYVQERIGRPTVLVGNSLGGYAALAAGAALGDQCAGVVLLNAAGPFSDEQGEPKGWGAIARRTIGGALLKSPILQRLLFENMRRPANVRRTLKQVYVDSTNVDDELVESILRPSRDPGAFGVFRTVFDIPRGQPLDELFAQLQAPLLLLWGIRDPWINAAGRRGAFQRHAPTNTTEVVLQAGHCPHDEVPDQVNRAMLEWLAALP from the coding sequence GTGACCGTTGCAGCGGGGTGGACCTATCAAGGCCATCCGATCCATAGCCTCAGCCGCTCACCGCAGGCTGAACAGGCGGGGCCCGCGATCCTGCTGGTGCATGGCTTCGGTGCCTCCACCGACCACTGGCGGTTCAACATTCCGGCGCTAGCGGAGCACTACGAGGTGCACGCCCTCGATCTGCTGGGCTTTGGCCGCAGCGCCAAACCCGAAGGCCCCCGCTACGGCGGTGCCCTCTGGCGCGATCAGCTGGTGGCTTACGTGCAGGAGCGCATCGGCCGCCCCACGGTGCTGGTGGGTAATTCACTGGGGGGCTACGCGGCGCTGGCGGCCGGAGCCGCCCTGGGTGATCAGTGCGCTGGGGTGGTGCTGCTGAATGCGGCTGGCCCCTTCTCCGATGAGCAGGGCGAGCCCAAGGGTTGGGGTGCCATCGCCCGCCGCACCATTGGTGGAGCCTTGCTGAAAAGTCCGATCCTGCAGCGGCTGCTGTTCGAAAACATGCGGCGACCAGCCAACGTGCGCCGCACCCTCAAGCAGGTGTACGTCGATTCCACCAATGTGGACGACGAACTGGTGGAGTCGATCCTGCGGCCCAGCCGCGATCCCGGAGCCTTCGGGGTGTTCCGCACGGTGTTCGATATTCCCCGCGGCCAACCCCTCGATGAGCTGTTCGCCCAGCTGCAGGCACCCTTGCTTTTGCTCTGGGGCATCCGCGACCCCTGGATCAATGCCGCCGGCCGCCGCGGTGCCTTCCAGCGCCACGCCCCCACCAACACCACCGAGGTGGTGCTTCAAGCCGGTCATTGCCCCCATGACGAGGTGCCAGATCAGGTGAACCGGGCCATGTTGGAGTGGCTTGCCGCGCTTCCATGA
- a CDS encoding phosphoketolase yields the protein MTLSQANAVAPLSGEQLDQIDAWWRAANYLAVGMIYLQDNPLLSEPLRPEHIKNRLLGHWGSSPGQAFIWAHANRLIRERELDMIYLSGPGHGAPGVLGPTYLDGSYSEIYPDKSQDEAGMRRFFKQFSFPGHIGSHCTPETPGSIHEGGELGYVLSHACGAVFDNPSLIALACVGDGEAETGPLATSWHINKFLNPISDGAVLPVLHLNGYKIANPTLLARIPHEELASLMRGYGWEPLFVEGSEPKAMHQAMAAAMEEATGRIRAIQAEARRSGEAQRPHWPMIVLRSPKGWTGPAALGDKKLEGFWRAHQVPLPNPKHDTAQLQQLESWLKSYRPWELFDENGTLQPHLQALAPQGKRRMGSNPHANGGLLRHKLQLPAIANYAVTVPRPGSVQHENTAVLGELLRDAISLNPDSLRVFGPDETASNRLQAIYEQSKKVWMEDFLPEDLNGSELSRSGRVVEMLSEHTLVGMMEGYLLTGRYGFFHTYEAFAHVIASMFNQHAKWLESCLHHAPWRAPIGPWTCLISSTVWRQDHNGFTHQDPGFIDLAGNKSGEVVRVYLPADANCLLAVAEQALVETNVCNIIVSDKQKHLQYLSLEQARAHVAKGIGLWSWASNDHWGHEPDEPDVVMACAGDIPSKETLAAVQILRREIPSLKIRVLNVVKLFALTEPSEHPHGLSGRDFDSLFTTDKPVIFNFHGYPWLIHRLTYRRTNHANFHVRGYKEKGNINTPLELAMNNQIDRFNLVIDVIDRVPGLGSRAAHVKEQMKEAILANRAYAHEHGMDAPAITDWQWTSADNSEAK from the coding sequence ATGACCCTGAGCCAAGCCAACGCAGTTGCACCGCTATCGGGTGAACAGCTGGATCAGATCGATGCCTGGTGGCGCGCCGCCAACTACCTGGCGGTGGGAATGATCTATCTGCAGGACAACCCCCTGCTGAGCGAACCCCTGCGGCCCGAGCACATCAAGAACCGCCTGCTGGGTCATTGGGGCTCGAGCCCTGGCCAAGCCTTCATCTGGGCCCATGCCAACCGGCTGATCCGCGAGCGTGAGCTCGACATGATCTACCTCTCGGGGCCGGGCCATGGGGCGCCTGGGGTGCTGGGCCCCACCTACCTCGATGGCTCCTACTCCGAGATCTATCCGGATAAGTCGCAGGATGAAGCGGGCATGCGCCGCTTCTTCAAACAGTTTTCCTTCCCGGGCCACATCGGTAGCCACTGCACACCAGAAACCCCGGGCTCCATCCATGAGGGGGGCGAGCTGGGCTACGTGCTCTCCCACGCCTGCGGCGCGGTGTTCGACAACCCGAGCCTGATCGCCCTGGCCTGCGTGGGTGATGGCGAGGCCGAAACGGGCCCCCTGGCCACCAGCTGGCACATCAACAAGTTTTTAAACCCAATCAGCGACGGGGCCGTGCTGCCCGTGCTGCATCTCAACGGCTACAAGATCGCCAATCCCACCCTGCTAGCCCGCATTCCTCACGAGGAGCTGGCCAGCCTGATGCGCGGCTATGGCTGGGAGCCCCTGTTTGTAGAAGGCAGCGAGCCAAAGGCCATGCACCAGGCCATGGCCGCCGCGATGGAGGAAGCCACAGGCCGCATCCGGGCGATCCAGGCGGAAGCCCGCCGCAGCGGCGAGGCCCAGCGGCCCCATTGGCCGATGATCGTGCTGCGCTCCCCCAAGGGCTGGACGGGCCCCGCGGCCTTGGGCGACAAGAAGCTGGAAGGGTTCTGGCGGGCCCACCAGGTGCCCTTACCGAACCCGAAGCACGACACCGCCCAGCTGCAGCAATTGGAGAGCTGGCTGAAGAGCTACCGGCCCTGGGAACTGTTCGATGAGAACGGCACCCTCCAGCCCCACCTGCAGGCCCTCGCGCCCCAGGGCAAGCGCCGCATGGGATCCAATCCCCATGCCAACGGCGGTCTACTGCGCCACAAGCTGCAACTGCCAGCCATAGCCAACTACGCGGTGACGGTGCCGCGACCAGGCAGCGTGCAACACGAAAACACGGCGGTGCTCGGCGAACTGCTGCGCGACGCCATCAGCCTTAACCCCGATTCGCTGCGGGTGTTCGGTCCGGATGAAACCGCCTCCAATCGTTTGCAGGCGATCTACGAGCAGAGCAAAAAGGTGTGGATGGAGGATTTCCTGCCGGAGGATCTCAACGGCAGCGAGCTCTCCCGCAGCGGCCGTGTGGTGGAGATGCTCAGCGAGCACACGCTAGTGGGAATGATGGAGGGTTACCTACTCACAGGCCGCTACGGCTTTTTCCACACCTACGAGGCGTTTGCCCATGTGATCGCTTCGATGTTTAACCAGCACGCCAAGTGGCTCGAGAGCTGTCTGCACCACGCCCCCTGGCGCGCACCGATCGGCCCCTGGACGTGCCTGATCTCCTCAACGGTGTGGCGGCAGGACCACAACGGCTTCACCCATCAGGACCCCGGCTTTATCGATCTAGCCGGCAACAAGAGCGGCGAGGTGGTGCGCGTGTATTTACCCGCGGATGCCAACTGCCTGTTGGCCGTGGCAGAGCAGGCGTTGGTGGAAACCAACGTGTGCAACATCATCGTGAGTGACAAGCAGAAACATCTGCAATACCTCAGCCTTGAGCAAGCCCGAGCCCACGTGGCCAAAGGCATTGGCCTCTGGAGCTGGGCCAGCAACGATCACTGGGGCCACGAACCGGATGAACCGGATGTGGTGATGGCCTGCGCCGGTGACATTCCCAGCAAGGAAACCCTTGCCGCTGTGCAGATCCTGCGCCGGGAAATCCCCAGCCTCAAGATCCGGGTGCTCAATGTGGTGAAGCTGTTTGCCCTCACCGAACCCAGCGAACACCCCCACGGCCTGAGCGGCCGTGATTTCGACAGCTTGTTCACCACAGACAAACCGGTGATCTTCAACTTCCACGGCTATCCCTGGCTGATTCACCGCCTCACCTACCGCCGCACCAACCACGCCAATTTCCATGTGCGCGGCTACAAGGAGAAGGGCAACATCAACACCCCGCTGGAACTGGCCATGAACAACCAGATCGACCGCTTCAATTTGGTGATTGATGTGATCGACCGAGTTCCAGGGTTAGGGTCACGAGCCGCTCACGTGAAGGAGCAGATGAAAGAAGCGATTCTGGCCAACCGCGCCTACGCCCATGAGCACGGCATGGACGCACCAGCCATCACCGACTGGCAGTGGACATCCGCAGACAACAGTGAGGCCAAATGA